The Apium graveolens cultivar Ventura chromosome 11, ASM990537v1, whole genome shotgun sequence genome has a window encoding:
- the LOC141696082 gene encoding uncharacterized protein LOC141696082 yields the protein MDNITRMIFDIICAEEEEHEARMRMATTYLHHRQQITNLISHHGGSTINNRMINRNKEEGHTRLYQNYFSDTPTYTETQFRRRFQMRKSLFLRIEQAVVAHDNYFTQQSDAVGVPGLSSLQKVTAALRMLAYGTAADSIDDYVCISEKYLRRPNNEDVSKLLVENAKREFPGMLGSIDYMHWKWQNCPTGWQDRSHLFEELAEGRGPQVKYTISGNNKGYYLADGIYPSWPIFVKTITKPQDNKRKYFATAQESVRKDVERAFGVLQS from the exons ATGGACAACATCACGCGAATGATTTTTGATATCATCTGTGCGGAGGAAGAAGAACACGAAGCAAGAATGAGAATGGCTACCACTTATCTTCATCATCGACAACAAATAACAAATTTAATCTCACATCATGGTGGTTCTACAATAAATAATCGTATGATTAATCGTAACAAAGAAGAAGGTCACACTAGACTATATCAGAATTATTTTTCTGATACACCTACATACACAGAAACACAATTTCGTAGAAGATTTCAAATGCGTAAATCATTGTTTTTACGAATTGAACAAGCAGTTGTAGCTCATGACAATTATTTTACTCAACAAAGTGATGCTGTGGGAGTTCCTGGATTATCATCACTTCAAAAAGTGACAGCCGCACTTCGAATGCTTGCATATGGAACTGCAGCTGATTCCATAGATGATTATGTGTGTATTAGCGAAA AATATTTGAGACGACCAAATAATGAAGATGTGTCTAAATTATTAGTAGAGAACGCAAAAAGAGAATTTCCTGGAATGCTGGGAAGTATCGACTATATGCACTGGAAGTGGCAAAATTGCCCAACTGGTTGGCAAG ACCGATCTCATCTGTTCGAAGAATTGGCAGAAGGGCGTGGACCTCAAGTAAAATATACTATCAGCGGAAATAACAAGGGATATTATCTTGCTGATGGTATATATCCTTCTTGGCCAATATTTGTCAAAACTATTACAAAACCTCAAGATAACAAAAGAAAGTATTTCGCAACTGCACAAGAATCTGTTAGAAAAGATGTGGAGAGAGCATTTGGAGTGTTGCAATCTTGA